One window of the Desulfovibrio desulfuricans genome contains the following:
- a CDS encoding AsmA family protein translates to MKRVFLWILGGATVLAVAAAVLLSRVDAGFVVRQIADATAKATGQPLTFDSPPGISFFPPGVNFGQAHWGSSGDGQGVVISVKSGMAQLELSPLLTGNVVVREVRLNSPVIEVREGKAVAAAKPDAEKPAVETKPAAATPPALPIELKRLVLRQGIVTYTTANGKTLRVDDVNFSVENLRTGQEAVVQCDFAFIFGDSTAEPAAPAAKSGANNISGTLAFSSRLRYAPPQLLFRQTALTVTPLTGALPKEAGPLQFTCEGSLRLSDLHLQLSKALLNTPQARVSASGEGGLAPLAFNGALEMEGSPHKLAALAGHKLATPAAKDDLRFRTMVRYTANALNLSQMLLQLDDLSLRGGLRLDLPENAPMLVTADVQTGMLNLDPYLPPAESGKNATETKPAGHDGASSNGKRAKPDAEAARRMPGLDIRAKVAGITKSGLQIKDIALAIKGEKGRYALTSLTASLGSGGLIKSTGNMDMATETCALKAQAADVELGPLLVALGKGRLADGQASLDADMTMKCADANDIRQTLGGRGQLEIRRLHVPAMAELSKSIPSLTGKAGPLPDRFDLARAPFTARDGEINASPITVTSATLNAAGKARISLPKQYLDAALDIKTMGLTIPVTAKGPLSDISYGVDPRFALDMAKNLPGALLKTGKEAGSTTKDAAKGAEGLVRGILGR, encoded by the coding sequence ATGAAGCGTGTATTTTTATGGATTCTGGGTGGCGCCACGGTTCTGGCAGTGGCGGCGGCTGTCCTGCTCAGCAGGGTTGACGCTGGTTTTGTGGTGCGGCAGATAGCCGATGCCACGGCCAAAGCCACTGGGCAACCTTTAACGTTTGACAGCCCGCCCGGAATTTCCTTTTTCCCCCCCGGCGTCAATTTTGGACAGGCGCACTGGGGCAGCTCCGGCGATGGGCAGGGCGTGGTCATCTCCGTCAAAAGCGGCATGGCCCAACTGGAGCTGAGCCCCCTGCTTACGGGCAATGTTGTCGTGCGTGAAGTACGGCTGAACAGCCCCGTGATTGAAGTCCGCGAAGGCAAGGCCGTTGCCGCTGCCAAGCCGGATGCGGAAAAACCCGCCGTTGAAACCAAACCAGCCGCTGCGACCCCGCCAGCCCTTCCCATTGAGCTGAAACGTCTTGTACTGCGCCAGGGTATTGTGACCTACACAACCGCAAATGGTAAAACACTGCGCGTTGATGATGTAAACTTTTCTGTAGAAAATCTGCGCACCGGGCAAGAAGCCGTGGTGCAGTGCGACTTTGCCTTTATTTTTGGCGACAGCACCGCCGAACCTGCTGCCCCCGCCGCCAAATCTGGCGCAAACAACATCTCGGGTACGCTGGCATTTTCTTCCCGCCTGCGCTACGCGCCGCCTCAGCTGCTTTTCCGGCAGACTGCGCTGACTGTCACACCGCTCACCGGAGCGCTGCCCAAGGAAGCCGGGCCGTTGCAGTTCACCTGTGAAGGGTCGTTGCGGCTGAGCGATCTGCACCTCCAGTTGAGCAAGGCATTGCTCAATACGCCCCAGGCGCGGGTGAGCGCATCCGGCGAAGGCGGGCTGGCCCCCCTGGCGTTCAACGGCGCTCTTGAAATGGAAGGCTCGCCCCACAAACTTGCTGCGCTGGCAGGCCATAAACTGGCGACTCCCGCTGCCAAGGACGATCTGCGCTTCAGAACAATGGTGCGCTATACCGCCAATGCCCTGAATCTCAGCCAGATGCTTTTGCAACTTGACGATCTTTCCCTGCGCGGAGGCCTGCGCCTTGATCTGCCCGAAAACGCTCCCATGCTTGTGACTGCGGACGTGCAGACCGGCATGCTCAATCTTGATCCCTATTTGCCCCCGGCAGAATCCGGCAAGAATGCAACGGAAACCAAGCCTGCGGGCCACGACGGAGCATCGTCCAACGGCAAGCGAGCCAAGCCGGATGCGGAAGCGGCACGGCGCATGCCGGGGCTGGACATCCGCGCCAAAGTGGCTGGCATTACCAAGAGCGGATTGCAGATAAAAGACATTGCGCTGGCCATCAAAGGAGAAAAAGGACGCTACGCCCTGACTTCCTTAACGGCCAGCCTTGGCAGCGGCGGGCTTATCAAGTCCACCGGCAACATGGATATGGCGACTGAAACTTGCGCTCTCAAGGCGCAAGCCGCCGATGTGGAGCTTGGCCCGCTGCTGGTTGCCCTTGGCAAGGGCCGACTGGCCGACGGGCAGGCCTCGCTGGATGCGGATATGACCATGAAGTGCGCGGACGCCAACGATATTCGCCAGACTCTTGGCGGACGCGGGCAGCTTGAGATACGCCGCCTGCATGTTCCGGCCATGGCAGAGCTTTCCAAGAGCATCCCTTCGCTCACCGGCAAGGCAGGGCCGCTGCCCGACCGCTTTGATCTGGCCCGTGCTCCCTTTACCGCCCGCGATGGCGAAATCAACGCAAGTCCCATCACCGTTACCTCCGCCACTCTCAACGCTGCGGGCAAGGCGCGCATTAGTCTGCCCAAACAGTACCTGGACGCAGCCCTGGACATCAAAACCATGGGGCTGACGATTCCTGTGACGGCCAAGGGGCCTTTGAGTGACATTTCGTATGGTGTTGACCCGCGTTTTGCCCTTGATATGGCAAAAAATCTGCCCGGAGCATTGCTGAAAACGGGCAAGGAAGCCGGAAGCACCACCAAGGACGCGGCAAAGGGCGCGGAAGGGCTGGTTCGCGGCATTCTGGGCCGCTAA